A window of Fodinibius salinus contains these coding sequences:
- the paaA gene encoding 1,2-phenylacetyl-CoA epoxidase subunit PaaA, whose translation MSEESTNKKTFQERIDNGETIEPKDDMPDRYRQQLIRMMSQHAHSEVVGMLPEGNWITRAPSLRRKMILLSKVQDEAGHGLYLYSATETLGASRKEVINQLLEGKAKYSSIFNYPTLSWADVAVIGWLVDGAAIINQTMLARSSYGPYSRAMVRICKEESFHKKQGYEMVAQMADGTSEQQEMIQDAVDRWWWPTLMMFGPHDEDSPNSEELIKWGVKSKTNDELRQSFVDRHVQEAHTVGLEIPDPDLEYNEETGHWEFGEIDWDEFWNVVKGNGPMNKQRMKARREAHENGEWVREAAEEYARKQKLSKEKAS comes from the coding sequence ATGAGTGAAGAATCAACAAATAAAAAAACATTCCAAGAACGAATTGACAACGGCGAAACTATTGAACCTAAAGATGATATGCCGGATCGTTATCGCCAACAGCTCATCCGGATGATGTCTCAGCATGCGCATTCTGAAGTTGTGGGTATGCTGCCCGAAGGAAATTGGATTACCCGTGCCCCTTCGTTGCGCCGTAAGATGATCTTGTTATCAAAAGTACAGGATGAAGCCGGCCATGGTCTTTATCTGTACAGTGCTACCGAAACACTTGGCGCCAGCCGGAAAGAAGTAATCAACCAGCTACTAGAAGGTAAAGCCAAATACTCAAGTATTTTTAACTATCCTACGCTCAGCTGGGCTGACGTAGCCGTTATTGGCTGGCTGGTAGATGGGGCAGCTATTATTAACCAAACTATGCTAGCACGAAGCTCATACGGCCCCTACTCACGGGCAATGGTCCGCATCTGTAAAGAAGAGAGTTTCCACAAAAAGCAAGGATACGAAATGGTAGCCCAGATGGCTGATGGTACATCTGAGCAGCAAGAAATGATTCAGGATGCTGTGGATCGCTGGTGGTGGCCTACACTCATGATGTTTGGCCCCCACGACGAAGATTCGCCCAACAGCGAAGAGCTAATTAAGTGGGGCGTGAAATCTAAAACCAATGATGAGTTACGCCAGAGTTTTGTTGACCGGCATGTGCAAGAGGCCCATACTGTAGGACTTGAAATTCCTGATCCAGACCTGGAGTACAATGAAGAAACCGGCCACTGGGAATTTGGGGAAATTGACTGGGATGAGTTCTGGAATGTCGTTAAAGGCAACGGCCCCATGAATAAACAGCGGATGAAGGCACGCCGAGAAGCCCACGAAAATGGCGAATGGGTACGCGAAGCAGCCGAAGAATACGCCCGCAAACAGAAATTAAGCAAAGAAAAAGCAAGTTAG
- the hppD gene encoding 4-hydroxyphenylpyruvate dioxygenase, giving the protein MKADPNSATLERPVEEEFDDHLGLQDVDYIEHYVSNAKQAAHFYQTVFGFELKAFSGLETGNRDCVSYLLQQGNIRFLLTSALSSDSFIAKHVLQHGDGVRDIAMHVKDVDRAYQETVKRGAESVEEPHDLEDEHGKIRKAAIATYGDTIHTLINRVEYDGIFMPGFEATESPLKDVSSVGIQYVDHCVGNVELGEMETWVDFYRDVMGFTQYIHFDDDDISTEYSALMSKVMAGGRGMIKFPINEPADGKRKSQIEEYIDFYEGPGVQHIALLTGDIIETVEKLQNRGLEFLHVPTTYYEELESRVGTIDEPIDKLEELGILVDRDDEGYLLQIFTKPVVDRPTLFFEIIQRKGARGFGKGNFKALFQAIEREQERRGNL; this is encoded by the coding sequence ATGAAAGCTGATCCCAATAGTGCAACCTTGGAACGTCCCGTTGAAGAGGAGTTTGATGACCATTTAGGTCTTCAAGATGTTGATTATATAGAACATTACGTCAGTAATGCAAAGCAGGCGGCTCACTTTTATCAAACAGTATTTGGATTTGAACTTAAGGCCTTTAGTGGACTTGAAACGGGTAACCGAGACTGCGTTTCATATTTGCTTCAGCAGGGCAATATTCGATTTTTGCTAACTTCGGCATTGTCCAGTGATTCTTTTATAGCTAAACATGTTTTACAGCATGGGGATGGTGTTCGCGATATTGCCATGCATGTAAAAGATGTTGATCGGGCCTACCAAGAGACGGTCAAGCGTGGGGCGGAAAGCGTAGAAGAACCACATGATCTTGAAGATGAGCATGGAAAAATACGCAAAGCGGCCATAGCAACCTATGGTGATACTATTCATACGCTTATTAATCGTGTGGAATATGACGGGATTTTCATGCCGGGTTTTGAAGCTACAGAATCCCCACTGAAAGATGTGAGTTCAGTTGGTATCCAGTATGTAGATCATTGTGTGGGAAATGTTGAACTGGGTGAAATGGAAACGTGGGTTGATTTTTATCGCGATGTGATGGGCTTTACCCAGTATATCCATTTTGATGATGATGATATTTCTACAGAATATTCGGCGCTTATGTCGAAAGTAATGGCTGGTGGGCGCGGGATGATCAAATTTCCAATTAATGAGCCTGCTGACGGCAAGAGGAAATCCCAAATTGAGGAATATATTGATTTTTATGAAGGACCGGGCGTTCAGCATATTGCATTGTTGACGGGTGATATTATTGAAACAGTTGAAAAGTTACAAAACCGCGGACTCGAATTTTTACACGTGCCTACTACTTATTATGAAGAACTCGAGAGTCGGGTTGGTACTATTGACGAACCCATTGACAAGCTGGAAGAGTTGGGCATTTTGGTTGACAGAGATGATGAAGGATATTTGTTGCAAATTTTCACAAAGCCAGTTGTAGATCGTCCGACACTATTTTTTGAAATTATCCAGCGTAAAGGAGCTCGTGGTTTTGGGAAGGGTAATTTTAAAGCGCTCTTTCAGGCAATAGAACGCGAGCAGGAGCGGCGCGGAAATCTTTAA
- a CDS encoding homogentisate 1,2-dioxygenase, producing the protein MIYHQLGKIPPKRHTQFRRPDGELYQEQLFGAEGFHGSSSLLYHHNPPTRTTKVERGEEINIEKWDEGILRHHHLRTANVAKGGDPVMGRKVLLYNNDVQIGVVRPTESMDYFYKNGEHDELLFIHEGEGYVQTMFGKLDFGYGDYIFIPRGTIYQMVFETEKNRMLTVDSTGPIDVPDRYLTEKGQFAENSPYCERDIRRPEGPIFVNKQGKFEVRIKKQGRYTSYWYEHHPFDVVGWDGYLYPWIFNIKDFEPITGRVHQPPPVHQTFEGPNYVVCSFCPRKFDYHPKSIPAPYAHSNVDSDEVLYYVEGDFMSRKGVETASITQHPGGIPHGPHPGKYEGSIGKEETDEYAVMIDTFHPLHLTTEAKKLDDDGYPYSWIEDGEKEKIEAEE; encoded by the coding sequence ATGATTTATCACCAGCTAGGAAAAATCCCCCCCAAGCGGCATACACAGTTTCGACGTCCGGACGGGGAACTGTACCAAGAGCAACTGTTTGGAGCAGAGGGTTTTCACGGAAGTTCATCACTGCTTTATCACCATAACCCACCAACACGAACAACCAAGGTAGAACGCGGAGAAGAGATTAATATCGAAAAGTGGGATGAAGGAATACTTCGCCATCACCACCTGCGTACGGCCAATGTTGCCAAAGGTGGCGATCCAGTAATGGGACGAAAAGTGTTGCTCTACAATAACGATGTTCAAATTGGTGTGGTACGTCCTACGGAATCGATGGATTATTTCTATAAAAATGGAGAGCATGATGAGCTGCTTTTTATCCACGAGGGGGAAGGATACGTGCAGACTATGTTTGGCAAGCTCGATTTTGGATATGGAGATTATATTTTCATTCCGCGCGGCACAATTTATCAGATGGTATTTGAAACCGAAAAAAATCGCATGCTCACGGTAGATTCAACCGGACCTATTGACGTGCCGGATCGCTATTTGACCGAAAAGGGACAATTTGCCGAGAATAGTCCCTATTGTGAGCGTGACATTCGCCGCCCCGAAGGACCAATTTTTGTTAACAAACAAGGTAAATTTGAAGTCCGGATTAAAAAACAGGGACGTTATACATCATATTGGTACGAACACCATCCCTTTGATGTCGTTGGTTGGGATGGGTACCTGTATCCATGGATTTTTAATATCAAGGATTTCGAGCCGATTACGGGACGTGTCCATCAGCCGCCACCCGTTCATCAGACGTTCGAAGGCCCCAATTATGTGGTGTGTTCATTTTGTCCTCGCAAGTTCGACTATCATCCCAAATCTATTCCCGCACCTTATGCTCACTCCAATGTTGATTCGGATGAGGTGTTGTACTATGTAGAAGGTGATTTTATGAGTCGAAAAGGTGTAGAAACAGCCAGTATTACGCAGCATCCCGGTGGTATCCCTCATGGGCCGCATCCTGGGAAATATGAGGGTAGTATCGGTAAAGAAGAAACTGATGAGTATGCGGTGATGATTGATACCTTCCATCCGTTACATCTCACCACCGAGGCCAAGAAGCTGGATGACGATGGTTATCCCTACTCTTGGATCGAGGATGGGGAGAAGGAAAAAATCGAAGCGGAAGAATAA
- a CDS encoding IGHMBP2 family helicase yields the protein MEHILITEIDNQGPGDILGAIGGETDIDPAIIGNIDINGSKAFVEVNGKKATKLAKQLDGKKVGQSRVSVRDVDTENFEDLETVFEYSDRLKQLVELEREQEMREHEESIRTLSGQQREADGKAILHLRGRDEGNALEGKLVKFMRQHKGEPLPETEISVGDLVMISHRDPLLSDNPTGTVVQKTNYSITAAFDQPRSFIFGKGLRMDLYVNDITYQRMKDALTQLEEAKGALAELRNIFVGIQAPIPSDDKEVEEWFNGDLNESQKKAVSASLGADDFHLIHGPPGTGKTTTAIEVIEQAMADGKSVLATAASNTAVDNILDFLLDRSKEAVRVGHPARVTPKLKEHTLDSLIKEHPKFSQSEELRKQAFEKKEEQEEFTHPSGKYRRGMSNSKIKELAEDGRSSRGVSADKIQEMAQWIEIQDDIEELFEEADQLREEAVDELLDSKQVICTTNSTAGSELLEGRHFDLVVIDEATQATEPSCLIPITHGRKVIMAGDHRQLPPTVKNRKAAEQGFKETLFERLAEKYSGKRSMLDIQYRMHEKIMDFSSRQFYEEGLSADESVNTHTLTDLQLDINAFDNELMDILDPAEPVVFVDTVQLDAAERSRQGSTSKENPEEALWVSNMVDNLLRAGAYPSDIAVISPYDDQVDLLDRKIDVEDLEVKTVDGFQGREKEVIIISLTRSNKDDQIGFLKDVRRLNVSLTRAKRKLIVVGDSATVTSHETYREFVDYVKSWGRVVRL from the coding sequence ATGGAACATATTTTAATCACTGAGATTGACAATCAGGGACCGGGAGATATTCTGGGAGCCATCGGCGGTGAAACAGATATTGATCCCGCTATAATTGGCAATATTGATATAAATGGCTCAAAAGCTTTTGTAGAAGTTAATGGCAAAAAAGCGACGAAGCTTGCGAAACAGCTGGATGGCAAGAAAGTAGGTCAGTCACGGGTATCGGTTCGGGATGTCGATACGGAAAATTTTGAAGATTTAGAGACGGTTTTTGAATACTCGGATCGTTTAAAACAGCTGGTTGAACTGGAACGCGAACAGGAGATGCGGGAGCACGAAGAAAGTATTCGCACACTTTCAGGTCAGCAGCGAGAGGCCGATGGAAAAGCTATTCTTCATTTGAGAGGCCGCGACGAAGGCAATGCGCTTGAAGGAAAGCTGGTGAAATTCATGCGTCAGCACAAAGGAGAGCCCCTGCCGGAAACTGAGATTTCGGTTGGCGACCTGGTGATGATTTCCCACAGAGATCCTCTGCTGAGTGATAATCCTACCGGAACGGTAGTACAAAAGACAAACTATTCGATTACAGCAGCTTTCGACCAGCCCCGAAGTTTTATATTCGGTAAGGGACTGCGTATGGATCTTTATGTCAATGATATTACCTATCAGCGGATGAAGGATGCATTAACTCAGCTGGAAGAGGCTAAAGGAGCATTAGCTGAGTTGCGCAATATTTTTGTGGGGATCCAAGCTCCAATACCTTCTGACGACAAAGAGGTAGAGGAGTGGTTTAATGGTGATTTGAATGAATCCCAGAAAAAGGCGGTCTCTGCTAGTTTGGGAGCCGATGATTTCCATCTGATTCACGGGCCGCCCGGCACGGGGAAGACGACCACAGCCATCGAAGTTATTGAACAGGCCATGGCAGATGGAAAGTCCGTCTTGGCCACGGCGGCTTCGAATACGGCTGTTGACAATATCCTTGATTTTCTGCTGGATCGCAGCAAAGAAGCCGTTCGCGTAGGTCATCCAGCTCGTGTAACACCAAAGCTGAAAGAGCATACGCTGGACAGTTTGATTAAAGAACATCCGAAATTTAGTCAGTCAGAAGAGTTACGGAAACAGGCATTTGAAAAAAAGGAAGAGCAGGAAGAATTTACGCATCCATCAGGAAAATACCGGCGGGGAATGAGCAATAGTAAAATTAAAGAACTTGCCGAAGACGGACGAAGCTCGCGCGGTGTTTCAGCTGACAAGATTCAGGAGATGGCGCAGTGGATTGAGATTCAGGATGATATTGAAGAACTGTTCGAGGAGGCTGACCAACTTCGGGAAGAGGCCGTTGATGAGCTCCTTGACAGCAAGCAGGTTATTTGTACGACCAACAGCACTGCTGGCAGTGAACTGTTGGAGGGACGCCATTTTGATCTTGTAGTCATTGATGAGGCTACGCAGGCCACTGAGCCCAGCTGTTTAATTCCGATTACCCATGGCAGAAAAGTGATTATGGCCGGTGATCATCGGCAGCTTCCACCGACGGTGAAAAATCGTAAGGCTGCTGAACAGGGATTTAAAGAGACCCTTTTTGAGCGATTGGCTGAGAAATATTCCGGCAAAAGAAGTATGCTCGACATACAGTATCGCATGCATGAGAAAATTATGGACTTTTCTAGCCGTCAGTTTTACGAAGAGGGACTTTCTGCTGATGAAAGCGTAAACACTCACACGCTTACAGATCTCCAGCTCGATATTAATGCGTTTGATAATGAGCTGATGGATATTCTTGATCCAGCTGAGCCGGTTGTGTTTGTCGATACAGTTCAGTTAGATGCGGCAGAACGATCCCGGCAGGGATCAACGTCGAAAGAAAATCCTGAAGAAGCGCTGTGGGTAAGCAATATGGTTGATAACTTGCTCCGTGCCGGAGCGTATCCCTCTGATATTGCTGTTATCAGTCCGTATGACGATCAGGTTGATTTGCTCGACCGAAAAATTGATGTCGAAGACCTGGAGGTGAAGACGGTGGATGGATTCCAGGGACGTGAAAAGGAAGTAATCATTATTTCGCTGACGCGCAGTAACAAAGACGATCAGATTGGTTTTCTTAAGGATGTGCGAAGGCTTAACGTATCGCTAACCCGTGCCAAGCGAAAACTGATTGTCGTGGGGGATAGTGCTACGGTGACGTCGCACGAAACGTACCGTGAATTTGTGGATTACGTTAAAAGTTGGGGGCGGGTAGTAAGATTATAA
- a CDS encoding methyltransferase family protein, which produces MINHFDLFGLRQVYLHLKNNEITPIGFQEPSFYKYVRHPLMLGFIIAFWATPHMTLAHLVFSIATTGYIFVGIWFEERDLIRYHGKKYRKHRERVSMLISIPKKD; this is translated from the coding sequence TTGATTAATCACTTTGATCTGTTTGGTTTACGGCAGGTATACCTGCATCTGAAAAATAACGAAATAACTCCCATTGGGTTCCAGGAGCCCAGTTTTTACAAGTATGTTCGGCATCCGCTCATGCTGGGTTTTATTATTGCTTTTTGGGCGACGCCGCATATGACCCTGGCACATCTGGTGTTCTCAATAGCAACGACCGGCTATATTTTTGTCGGCATTTGGTTTGAAGAACGTGATTTGATCCGATATCACGGTAAAAAATATAGAAAACACCGTGAGCGGGTGAGCATGCTTATCTCAATACCCAAAAAGGATTAA
- a CDS encoding S8 family peptidase, giving the protein MTNRLVITLICAITFYSCSSTKEVTQPSIEQSVDTTQKTVDFSTLETPPKNWHHLDEQQTQFRGISSKLTYETIFQDRSSQKQIIVAVIDGGVDIKHSDLQANIWTNSDEIPNNQKDDDQNGYKDDVNGWNFIGGADGKNVNNDTFEVTRIYARLHPKFADADTTVLSAKAQKKYEYYKKIKKAYAYQINKQQRQYNNISSLEDSKKEAEKILSNYFSGSYTYEDIQAIQPQDKQMAFAKDVMTYVLENDIDSTVIAEQKKQLYEFMKYGYNPDFSPRDIVGDDYDNKTERYYGNNDVIGPDPSHGTHVAGIVGAVRNNGIGMNGVAANVQIMPIRAVPDGDERDKDVANAIRYAVDNGADVINMSFGKSYSPYKKQVDKAIRYANKKGVLMVHAAGNSSENTDQKENYPTDTYGDYFEGSETADLWLSIGASSWKPDSSFVGSFSNYGAERVDLFAPGVDIYSTTPDSKYERNQGTSMAAPVVSGTAALLMSYYPNLTSNQIRSVIMESVKKYPNQDVIIPHKANAEGTLADFDTLSVTGGVVNVYRALQAAEKVSNK; this is encoded by the coding sequence ATGACTAACCGACTCGTTATCACACTTATTTGCGCTATCACATTTTACAGCTGTAGCTCCACCAAAGAAGTTACTCAGCCTTCTATAGAGCAGTCCGTAGATACAACTCAAAAAACAGTAGATTTTTCAACTTTAGAAACCCCACCTAAAAACTGGCACCACTTAGACGAACAGCAAACCCAGTTTCGGGGGATAAGCAGCAAATTAACGTACGAGACAATTTTTCAAGATCGTTCGTCCCAAAAACAAATAATAGTAGCGGTTATTGACGGCGGTGTTGATATTAAACATAGTGACCTTCAAGCAAATATCTGGACTAACAGTGACGAAATTCCTAATAATCAAAAAGATGACGACCAGAATGGATACAAAGATGATGTAAACGGCTGGAACTTTATTGGCGGTGCTGACGGTAAGAATGTGAATAATGATACTTTTGAAGTAACCCGGATTTACGCCCGACTTCACCCAAAATTTGCCGATGCCGACACCACCGTATTATCAGCCAAAGCCCAAAAGAAGTACGAATACTATAAAAAAATCAAAAAAGCCTATGCTTATCAGATTAACAAACAACAACGGCAATATAATAATATAAGCTCACTTGAGGACAGCAAGAAGGAAGCAGAGAAAATTCTTTCGAATTATTTTAGTGGCTCTTATACCTATGAGGATATACAGGCAATACAGCCTCAGGATAAACAAATGGCTTTTGCCAAAGATGTAATGACCTATGTGCTGGAAAACGACATTGATTCTACTGTTATTGCCGAGCAGAAAAAACAGCTTTACGAATTTATGAAGTACGGCTATAACCCGGACTTTTCACCTCGTGATATTGTGGGCGATGACTATGATAATAAAACGGAGCGTTATTACGGGAACAACGACGTGATCGGTCCCGATCCGAGCCATGGTACTCATGTAGCTGGAATTGTCGGAGCTGTGCGAAATAACGGAATTGGCATGAACGGCGTAGCTGCCAATGTACAAATTATGCCAATACGTGCCGTGCCTGACGGCGATGAACGTGATAAAGATGTAGCCAATGCCATCCGCTATGCCGTTGATAATGGAGCTGATGTTATCAATATGAGCTTTGGGAAATCTTATTCACCATATAAGAAACAGGTGGATAAAGCCATACGCTATGCCAATAAAAAAGGCGTGTTAATGGTACACGCGGCAGGGAACTCATCCGAGAATACAGATCAAAAAGAGAACTACCCTACCGATACTTATGGCGACTATTTTGAAGGATCTGAAACTGCTGACCTCTGGCTTTCTATCGGAGCCAGCTCATGGAAACCGGACTCTTCTTTTGTGGGCTCCTTCAGCAACTACGGTGCTGAGCGGGTTGACCTATTTGCTCCGGGAGTAGATATTTATTCCACAACTCCTGACAGTAAATATGAACGTAATCAGGGAACCAGCATGGCCGCACCAGTTGTTTCGGGCACCGCCGCTCTCCTCATGAGCTACTATCCCAATCTTACGTCCAACCAGATTCGTTCTGTCATTATGGAGAGTGTGAAGAAATATCCCAACCAAGATGTTATCATTCCCCACAAAGCTAATGCAGAAGGAACCTTAGCTGATTTTGACACCCTTTCGGTTACCGGCGGAGTAGTCAATGTATATCGGGCTCTCCAGGCAGCAGAGAAGGTGAGCAATAAATAA
- a CDS encoding sensor histidine kinase — MAENNDGLHTPISRGHWRPLPLGHLLENYNLFDKRVILVVGGWLVLFALSLLSVVYLVPTDWGSLATDQQAISIFLLYYPPLLICNFLLFWLGFEWGFIPAYLSTFMVALASQMPVQWAMLFGVAVVLSMAIFALVYYSTHFKYTLDSLSDLAFFVGVALVASMASSLGSLIWSHVQELTIEQTLVAWKSWWTGTFLQIVLINGPILYLVGDRVERLKDKYFDVPNRPEITLRWVYTSIIAVVVVLSIFILSAEKLGSLRIQEALLNSPEDIGTEIVGASQTFKLTAWISIIILVTVGLSGIRLVDTWNSTLKEQVRVKRALISEIHHRVKNNMQLIAGLIELQIHDSKSEEVGKELQKSHSRIYSMAKVHEQTYQQQDAADVNIEGFAPQVVQKIEANFIEGNNVNFKLNIPSVKLVISQAVNFGLLLNELLRYAAKISFNDERVISVDIEENDERITVHIHDAGGALPSVEDINTDKTLDLTLINRFCRQLNVQLDEDVAEGEGEILAFSFERRTPDPDQVIG; from the coding sequence ATGGCAGAAAATAATGACGGTTTACACACACCGATATCACGGGGGCATTGGCGTCCTTTACCGCTCGGTCATCTGTTAGAGAACTATAATTTGTTCGATAAGCGTGTAATCCTGGTTGTAGGAGGATGGTTAGTTCTTTTTGCATTAAGTCTTTTATCAGTAGTATATCTGGTACCCACAGATTGGGGGTCGTTGGCAACCGACCAACAAGCTATTTCTATTTTCTTGCTATATTATCCGCCGTTATTGATATGTAATTTCTTACTGTTTTGGCTGGGGTTTGAATGGGGATTTATACCTGCTTACCTATCTACATTTATGGTGGCTTTAGCGTCACAAATGCCTGTGCAATGGGCTATGCTTTTCGGCGTTGCCGTTGTGCTTAGTATGGCTATTTTCGCACTTGTATATTATAGTACGCACTTTAAATATACGTTGGACAGTCTTAGCGATCTTGCCTTTTTTGTTGGGGTAGCCTTGGTAGCATCTATGGCGTCATCACTCGGTTCATTAATATGGAGCCATGTACAAGAATTAACAATTGAACAAACTCTTGTTGCCTGGAAAAGCTGGTGGACAGGTACTTTTCTACAAATTGTGCTTATCAATGGCCCTATTTTATATTTGGTAGGAGATCGTGTAGAGCGGTTAAAAGATAAGTATTTTGATGTCCCCAATCGTCCGGAAATTACTCTTCGATGGGTTTACACATCTATTATTGCCGTTGTTGTGGTGCTAAGTATTTTTATCCTTTCAGCCGAAAAACTGGGCTCGTTACGTATTCAAGAAGCACTCTTGAATTCTCCTGAAGATATAGGAACTGAAATTGTCGGAGCTTCCCAAACTTTCAAACTTACAGCCTGGATATCTATCATTATTTTGGTGACTGTTGGGCTAAGTGGCATACGGCTTGTGGATACATGGAACAGTACGCTCAAAGAGCAGGTTCGGGTAAAACGTGCCCTTATTTCTGAGATACATCACCGTGTGAAAAATAACATGCAGCTTATCGCGGGATTAATAGAGCTTCAAATTCATGATTCCAAGAGTGAGGAAGTAGGCAAAGAACTTCAAAAAAGTCATTCCCGTATTTATTCCATGGCAAAAGTTCATGAGCAGACCTATCAGCAACAAGACGCTGCTGATGTCAATATTGAGGGGTTCGCTCCGCAAGTAGTACAAAAGATAGAAGCAAATTTTATAGAAGGAAACAACGTTAACTTCAAACTGAATATCCCTTCTGTAAAACTTGTTATTAGTCAGGCAGTCAATTTTGGACTTCTATTGAATGAGCTACTGAGATATGCTGCAAAAATATCGTTCAATGATGAACGTGTTATATCTGTAGATATCGAAGAGAATGATGAAAGGATAACTGTTCACATTCATGATGCTGGAGGTGCATTGCCGTCTGTTGAGGATATCAATACGGACAAGACATTAGATTTGACACTTATTAATAGATTTTGTCGCCAGCTAAATGTGCAATTAGATGAAGATGTAGCGGAGGGAGAAGGAGAAATATTGGCATTTTCTTTTGAACGCAGAACACCCGACCCTGATCAGGTGATAGGTTAA